TCAGTATAAGAAGAACCTACAATATATATTCTCAACGTGTGCCATTGCTTGTAGGCATAAATTCTATAATAAGTTTAATGCCTCAATTGCTACAGATAAGAAAGATCTAGTAAATTTTTGGTAGAATATTATTTTCTAGTCGTTGAAATCAATTATATTAAAGGTTTTGTATAACTTAATATGCTTTAATCCTATGGCTCGAAAAAGATACAGCAACATCACAATGTTTTCAAACTCAAAATTGCATTTTTGTATGGAGAAACGTTTGAAGCAACCTAAATGAAAAAGAGCTGTTACAAGTGTTTTGTGTGACATATTGGTGATGTAAATGGTTGTTGTCGTTATTCTAGATCAATCAGTTGTAATAGATGTAAGCATAATACAAAGTATAAATATGTTTAGCTTTTTTGGAGCAAACCTTTTGCTGCCTCCTTATCTTCAATCTTTTGGACTGCTCTTTTATATTCTGCATGCCTATAATGGAAACACAATCTTTTATTACAGAAAAGTGGCATACAGGGTGTAGGGTGTAGAATATATTGATATGTAATGTTGCTGCTTTATGCTACTCAGTCAGGACCTTGCATAGTCAGTACTACTTCACTTTGGGAAAACAAAGTCTATTCAATTTCTACTCTCGATTTTACCTCATATAAAATCAGATCATCACGTTCTCTTTCTACAAATTTGATAGCATATTAAGTTGTGAGATTGACATTCAAACCCATACACCATACTCAAATTGCAGAATATTATATATTCACTTTACTTAAGTTAAATATCTTCGGAGGAtaattccttcaaaaaaaattcgGAGGATAACCCAGATCTTGATCTAACACACTCTGTTGTTGATCTTCATCAAATAATAGGCTGCTAtgaccaaaaataaaagaaaaaagctcTAGCATCTTTATGTCAAAATTCAGTGTTTTTTATTAACAAAGCTATATAACTTTATTTATATCTCATATATTTTAGCAAGAAAGCAGTTAGGCAACTTGAAGATCTTATTCTGACAATGGAGTACCCTGTAATCCGATAGATAAGCACATCAACCAATTATGCATACAGAAAACATTCAACTACTTTAAAGTCATGTAGATTAACAATCATTCTGGAAATaatgtttggaaaaaaaattcttcttACACGGTTAGGAGAAAAGAAACAGTTGACATCTGTAATTTTCTTAGGCTGCCCTCATGGTTTAATGGATGTAAAATATAGGGGAGAGGTATACCTCATTAATCATCTTGCTTAAGCAAGAAGCTCAGCGAGATTATTGGTTCTAGAGACGCTCTCACGCTCGCAGAGCAGATCGTGCTTTGGTCAGGGGGTTCTTTTATTCTCACGCTTGCATGTCTCAGATCGAGGATTGGTTGGGTGATGGAAAGAAGACGGAAGGATTCTTGCTTGGGTGATGCGAAGAAGATGGGAGGGTTCCGGCTTGGGTGGGCGATGAAGGGACCGGAAGGCACTCGATTTTTGTGGCATGACATATCCGATTCATTTGCTTGGCTCGATGATGATGGGGAATAACTAGTGCTGTTAGAACAAGAGCTGAATATGCATGGCAGTACTAGCGGTAGAGTAAATTAAGTGATAAGTGTTGTTTTGTAGAATAGTTCCCATGTCTAGCTTAATTTGGGGATTAACAAACTATCATAGCTTTGGTAttgtgtttaattctttttcaTTCGTATCAGTATACATAGATATAGATCTATATCGCTTGCACTGGTGGAGGGCAAAATTTGTAGCAAGGGTGACGACCGCTGCCAAAACCACCTCAATCAGTCATTAGGGTGATTTCTCTGTAGAGCTGATTCCATCGTATTTCCAGTTACAAAACGCTCAAAAGTACGACTTTAATACTGATAACTAGCATAGCTTTGGTTTCAGCCAAGGAATGGGAGGAATCAAACACTCCTCAATTGTATTTGTTTAGCTTCAGTCTAAGAACCGCTACAACATTATCCGTTCAAGACACCTTCACATAATTAAGATACTCCATTTCAATTTACAGGTTTACAACAATCAACTCTAAAAGAACATAGACCAATACAAGGGGCAATGTCAAACCAGATTAATGGCCATACACTACGACTGGGATGTAGTGGCACAAACTTCCAGCTACTAGCAAACCCAATAAATGGTGCAAAGACCAAATAAGTCCATAGGTTAATAGCAAAGAAAATGATTTTCATGCAAAGAAAAAGTGTCTATTTAGTATATCTTGATGTACTTCACACCTGAAAATTTCGAATCTTGCTTAACCAATCTTTTTATAGACTCGATGGTATGTAAGATACAGCGACCAATTTATAGTACAAAATGTACAAAGCAAGAACAGAGAACATCATTTCCTATTGGAATAGACGTAGACAAATGATTTTTTTCCTAGCTAATTTAAATCACTTCGCTCTAACATTATTTAATTATATCAAAAATCATTCTTGATATAGAGCTACATGATTCACAAGAGATAGTAGCTTCAAATAATCTGGGATACATAAAGAGGTTGCATCATATGCTGCTATGATGACCCATACTGTAAAGTAGCAAAAGAAGTTCTTTTTCCATTGAAATGCTAAAATTCTGGATAAAAAATAGGGTACACATTACTTCATTGTGGATCAAACCAGAAACTGAACTATAAAATTTCCCTGGAATAAACCGGTTAATCAGTCCATCTATTAGCCAAACTCAGTACTGCTTTGTATACATAGAAATAGAACATGGAAAAATTGAAGTACAATAAAGCATCTTCATAAAAACTATATGTGCGCACGGCTGCAAAAGAAACTCAATTAAATATTACAACAAAAACAATTAACTACAGCATTTGTATGAACGCTTACTCCTCACTAAACCACCAACTACAGGATTTATATGTTGATTCATCAACTATATGCAACAAGTTAACATACAACACCAAGTTGGAAACAACCTTAGCCAACTGTCTTCCAGCCATGGTAACGTTTTAAGCATTGCAAGTTATACTGAATTTTCATCAGTATTCAAGTGGCAGACATACATGCAATACTCATCGGACTCTTTACCATCACCAAATATTCTTACTGGATGTAGCGCAGTTGACTTCATTTGGAGACGAGTAGTGTGTCAGGTTTCCGCTGCTTGCTGGGTGTGTTTGGCTTTGAACTTGGCCTAGAGCTCGACGCAGTGCTTCCATCAGTGCCAGCAGCCACAATTGCCCCagaagcaacagcagcagcttcTTTTGCAGCCTTTCGTGCACTCATGTCAAGCTCAACCAAGCTTCTGGATGCTAAGATTGCTTGTGGCACAAGGTCATGGCATGCACGGGCATAGACAACCCTGACAGCACCTGCAGCTGCATCCCGCACCTCGACTGGATTCAGTGGTGCAAGCAAGCAATGCCCAAGAACCCTCATCACTGGCTGGAGAAGCTCCCAGGGTAGCGGCATCCTCGCCTCTTTATCATAATCCTCACGGCAATTCCGCCCACTGCTGTCTCCATTGATACGCATCCTTGCCAATTCCTCCACAAGTTCCTTCCCATTCTCAGCCTCGGACGACATTGGCGACACGGACCCTAAAGAGtcaccctcctcttcttccaatTCCTTCTCATCGAGCTCAAACCGGCATTTGCAGTACTGCCCCGCCCACGCCGCAGCAGCATTGCAGGCATCCACCTTGGAAGCAGCCGGCATCTGTGAAATCTTGGAGTAGTAAGCCTCAAATGCAACTCCAATAATCCCCGCTCGCTTGGTTGACTTCACAGCCGCCTGTGGCTCCAGTGGCGGCgagagcacccccaccacgggAGTCGCCTGCGGAGGAGGGATCAGTGGCGGCTGATGCCGGCGAGGAGACTTCGAACTGGGGGTGGACGCCGGCGTGTGGTACAGGGAGGGGACGGAGAGGACAGGGACCTGGACGAGCACGGGCTTCCCCTGACGATTCTTGGCCTCGGAGGAGTAGACGGCGAGGAGCACCGCCTCGAAGCCGGAGAGCGAGGAGGGGAGCtggggcgggaggcggcggaggtagAGCGCCGCGAGCAGGGGCAGGAacgcgagcgcggcgaggcggaggtcggcgtcggcggagAGGAGCGTGTCGTAGAGCCAGTGGCAGGCGGGGTCgccggcgcccccgccggcccGGAGCGCGTCTGAGAGCGCCGCGTAGGCGTCCGGGGAGCGGAGGAGCGCGCGGGCCGGGCGGTCGGAGTCCGCCAGCGCCGCGACGTCGTGGGAAGCGGGCGGGGGCAGGATGGAGGAGAGCGCGAGGATGCGGGACCGCGCCTGCGAGACCGACTCCCACCAGGACGGGGTCGGGTCGGAGGCCGATGCGGaagcggagggggagggggacggcgaggcggcgcctGCACCGGCGGAGGATGGGGACGGAGgcatggcggcggaggagccgaGATGAGATCTCTCCTCGGCTGGGGAATGATGGACTTGCCAGTTCGTTGGAGACAGGTAGGTGGTAAGTAGTGGGCCTAATGGGTCGTGCAACGATATTAGTGAGCCTAATGGGTTGTATATCGGCCCAGATATTGCCAAGAATAGCCCACGTTTGAAAAGGCCGGCACGCGTTTGCTATTGGCCCAAAGTGAGTGTCCAAACTCACTCAAAAGTACCACGCGCGTTTCATGACAATAATGTCAATACTGAGAAGATCACGGAATGGCACACGCATAATCTCAAACCTCAAGAATTCCGGCGAGAAAAGTTGTTCATCTAAGTTCTGCTATGCtgtatttatcttttttcatGTTGGTCGTAAGCATTAATGGGAAACTTTCAAGAAATTTGATGATCTCCTTACCTCTGCTGGAATGGCACACACCCTTACACATTAATAACACTGCTTAAAGACCGCAATCGGCACTCAAAGAACAGATGGCGAATCGTCTTATCTTTATGACAAAAATAACATTGTTTATTGCCTAGCCAGTTACGCTTAGCTAGATTATCTTTTTTAAGATAACTCCTCatagagataaaaaaaattaatgggACTTTTTAGTATTGAGAAGCTTTTCTTGCCATTAGGAACTTCATTGTGGATTATAACCATTGTGGGAGGTCGCAAGCATATCATAAGATGGTAGGTACAGTCCGTCACACAAAGGCAAGCCTTTTCGTTTGACCGAGTCATCAATTGAGAGAAAAATCAGCGCAAGAGGTTAGTTCATAATTTTGATTCAATATTCTTAACTCC
This genomic window from Setaria viridis chromosome 8, Setaria_viridis_v4.0, whole genome shotgun sequence contains:
- the LOC117834195 gene encoding uncharacterized protein, with amino-acid sequence MPPSPSSAGAGAASPSPSPSASASASDPTPSWWESVSQARSRILALSSILPPPASHDVAALADSDRPARALLRSPDAYAALSDALRAGGGAGDPACHWLYDTLLSADADLRLAALAFLPLLAALYLRRLPPQLPSSLSGFEAVLLAVYSSEAKNRQGKPVLVQVPVLSVPSLYHTPASTPSSKSPRRHQPPLIPPPQATPVVGVLSPPLEPQAAVKSTKRAGIIGVAFEAYYSKISQMPAASKVDACNAAAAWAGQYCKCRFELDEKELEEEEGDSLGSVSPMSSEAENGKELVEELARMRINGDSSGRNCREDYDKEARMPLPWELLQPVMRVLGHCLLAPLNPVEVRDAAAGAVRVVYARACHDLVPQAILASRSLVELDMSARKAAKEAAAVASGAIVAAGTDGSTASSSRPSSKPNTPSKQRKPDTLLVSK